Genomic segment of Kibdelosporangium phytohabitans:
CCGTGTTGCCCTTGTCCACCAGTCCGTTGATCACGCCGAGCAGCTTGCGGATGTCCTCGAAGTGCAGACCGGTCGTCGGCTCGTCCAGGATGTACACCGTCTTGCCGGTCGAGCGCTTCTGCAGCTCGCTGGCCAGCTTCACGCGCTGCGCCTCGCCGCCGGACAGCGTCGGCGCGGGCTGGCCGAGCCGGACGTAGCCGAGGCCGACGTCCACCAGGGTCTTGAGGTGCCGGTGGATCGAGGTGATCGGCTTGAAGAACTCGGCGCCCTCCTCGATCGGCATGTCGAGGACCTCGGAGATGGTCTTGCCCTTGTAGTGCACCTCGAGGGTTTCCCGGTTGTACCGGGCGCCCTTGCAGACCTCGCAGGGGACGTACACGTCCGGCAGGAAGTTCATCTCGATCTTGATCGTGCCGTCACCCGCGCACGCCTCGCAGCGCCCGCCCTTGACGTTGAACGAGAACCGGCCCGGCTGGTAGCCGCGGACCTTCGCCTCGGTCGTCTGCGCGAACAGCTTGCGGATGTTGTCGAACACGCCGGTGTACGTCGCCGGGTTGGACCGCGGGGTGCGGCCGATCGGCGACTGGTCCACCCGCACCAGCTTGTCCAGGTGGGCGAGGCCGTTGACCCTGGTGTGCCTGCCCGGCACCTGCCGCGCGCCGTTGAGCTTGTTCGCCAGCACCTGCGCGAGGATGTCGTTGACCAGCGTGGACTTGCCGGAGCCGGACACCCCGGTCACCGAGACCAAGCAGCCCAACGGGAACGACACGTCCAGGCCGCGCAGGTTGTGCTCACGCGCGCCGACCACGGTCAGCTGCCGCTTGCGGTCGATCGGCCTGCGGATCTCCGGAACCGGGATCTCCTTGCGCCGGGACAGGTACGCCCCGGTCATGGATTCCTTGTTCTTCAACAACTTCGACACCGGCCCGGAGTGCACGACCTTGCCGCCGTGCTCGCCGGCGCCGGGGCCGATGTCCACCACCCAGTCCGACGTCCGGATCGTGTCCTCGTCGTGCTCGACGACGATGAGCGTGTTGCCCAGGTCCCGCAGCCGGGTCAGCGTCTCGATCAACCGGTGGTTGTCACGCTGGTGCAGGCCGATCGACGGCTCGTCCAGCACGTACAGCACGCCGACCAGGCCGGAGCCGATCTGCGTGGCCAGCCGGATCCGCTGCGCCTCACCGCCGGACAGGGTGGCCGAGCCGCGGTCGAGCGACAGGTAGTCCAGCCCGACGTCGAGCAGGAACCGCAGCCGCGCCTGGATCTCCTTGAGCACCGCGCCCGCGATCATGGTCTCGCGCTGGCCGAGCTTGAGTCCTTCGAGGAACTCCGAGCAGTCGGACACGCTCATCGCGCAGACGTCCGCGATCGACAGGTCGCCCTGGGACTTGTGGTTCAGCGTGACCGCGAGGATCTCCGGCTTGAGGCGCGTTCCCTGGCACGCGGGGCACGGGACCTCCCGCATGTAGCCCTCGTAGCGCTCGCGCATCGCGTCGGACTCGGTCTGCTCCTGGCGGCGCTCCAGGAACGGGATCACGCCCTCGTAACTGGCGTAGTAGGACCGCTCACGGCCATAGCGGTTCTTGTAGCGCACGTGCACCTGGTCGTTCGTGCCGTGCAGGACCGCTTTCTGCGCCTTCGCCGGGAGCCGCCGCCACGGCGTGTCCATCCGGAAGCCGACGCTCTCGGCCAGCGAGGTCAACAGCCGGGTGAAGTACTCGGCCGTCTGCCCGCCCGCCCACGGCGCGATCGCGCCCGCGCCCAGCGACAGCTCGTCGTCCGGCACGATCAGCTCGGGGTCGACCTCCATCCGGACACCGAGGCCCGAGCAGGACGTGCACGCGCCGTACGGCGAGTTGAACGAGAACGACCGGGGCTCCAGGTCCTCGATCGCCAGCGGGTGGCCGTTGGGGCAGGCCAGGTTCTCGGAGAAACCGCGGTCGCGGTGCGGGTCGTTCTCGTCGAGGTCGACGAACTCCAGCACGACCAGGCCGTCGGCGAGGCGCAGCGCGGTCTCGACCGAGTCGGTCAGCCGCTGCTTGGCGCTCTTCTTCACCGTCAGCCGGTCGATCACGACCGCGATGTCGTGCTTCTCCTGCTTCTTGAGCTTGGGGACCTCGCCGAGCGGGTGGACGACGCCGTCGACCCGGGCGCGGGAGTAGCCCTGCGACTGCAGCGTCTGGAACAGGTCGATGTACTCGCCCTTGCGGCTGCGGATGACCGGCGCGAGGACCTGGAACTTCGTGCCCTCCTCCAGCGCGAGGACCTGGTCGACGATCTGCTGCGGCGTCTGCTTGCTGATCGCCTCGCCACACGTGGGGCAGTGCGGCTTGCCCGCGCGTGCGTAGAGCAGACGCAGGTAGTCGTACACCTCGGTGACTGTGCCCACAGTCGACCGCGGGTTGCGGCTCGTCGACTTCTGGTCGATGGACACCGCGGGCGAGAGGCCCTCGATGAAGTCGACATCCGGCTTGTCCATCTGGCCGAGGAACTGCCGGGCGTACGCCGACAGCGACTCGACATACCTGCGCTGCCCCTCGGCGAAGATGGTGTCGAACGCCAGGCTCGATTTCCCGGACCCGGACAGCCCGGTGAACACGATGAGGCTGTCCCTCGGCAGGTCGAGATCGACGCTCCGCAGGTTGTGCTCGCGGGCACCGCGAACCACGAGACGGTCGGCCACAAGGGGTCCCTTCGGTGTTGACATCGGGGCGAGCGCTCTCGAATATGCGTTCGATCGAGGCTGCCGCGACCATGTTAGGCCGGGGGTCCGACAAAACCGATTTGGAGTCTCCCCCACGGCTGGTGATCTACCCGTACCCTGGTCGTCATCAGCTCATCGTGAGCGCCATGTTGCTCAGCGAAGTCGGGACACGACACATGACTGAACCACGTGTATCGCAACGAACGGCCACCCCGGACGATTCCCTGCCAGGTCCCCGCAGCGCACTGTCCGCAGCCGAGTACGCCGAGCTCGGGACGGCCTCCGCCAGGCTGACGACCGAGCTGCTGACGGGTGTCGTCGAGGCGCTCGACGACCCTGCGATGAGACGGCCGAGCCTGCTGCCCGGCTGGACGAGGGCGCACGTGGTGACGCATCTCGCCCGCAACGCCGACGCGCTCGTGAACCTGCTCACCTGGGCCCGCACCGGCGTCGAGCACCCGATGTACGCCAGCAGGGCCGACCGGGACGCGGACATCGAAGAAGGGGCGCACAGGATCACGCAGGTCCTGAGGGAGGACCTGACGGCGGCGGTCGAGAGATTTTTTGACGCTCTCACTCATATGGATGACATTTCGTGGGGCAAATCGGTCGTACTGGCCACGGGGCGGCAGATCACGGCGTGCGAAGTGCCGTGGCTGCGGTGGCAGGAGACGGCGGTGCACACGGTCGACCTCGACGGCGGGATCGGGTTCGCCGACCTGCCGGACGGGCACGTCGAGCGGCTGCTCGACCAGATCGTCGGCGAGTTCGCCCAGCGGACCGACGTACCGCCGGTGCGCCTGCGGGTGGACCTCGCCGACGGGCGTCAGCGCGACTGGGAACTGGCGGCGGCCAAGGACTCCCCGGACGTGGGCGGACCGGCGCCGACCGTGCTGGCCTGGCTGATCGGGCGAGGAGACGGCACCGGGCTGGCGGGAGACCTGCCGGCCTTACCGGCCTGGCTCTGAGTCAGCAGGCGGTGCATCGGCCGCTCGACGAACTTGGTGAGCAGCCAGCCGAGCACGACGGCCATGGCGAACGACGCGGCGAACCGCTCGAACGGCGGGGCGCCGACGTCCAGCAACGCGCGGGCGAGGATGAACCCGAGCTCCTGGTGGACGAGGTAGACGCCGAAGGAGATGCCGGCGAGCCACGTGATGGCAGGCGCGAGCCTGCGTACAAGAAGAATGTCCCAGTCAGGCCCACCAGCGGCGGCGCAGACGAGAAGCAGCACGACACCGAAGGCGATCGTGGACGGCGTGTCGCTGAAGTACGCGTGCGCGTCCTGCGCGACCAACGCGGCGGCGATGTAGACGCCGAGATGCCAGCCACGCAGCCGACCGGTCGACCACAACCAGACGGCGATACCCACACCGAACAAGTGCACGCGATGCAACGCGAGACCGTCGAACACGGACTTGACCCACTGTGGGGCGTCGTCACCGCGGACGGTGAACCGCAGCACCACAGGAACGATCACCAACGACCACAGCCAAACCGGGGCGTTGCGCGTGTTGAGCCACTTGCGCGGGAAGAGGAACGCGGCGATGGCGAACGCGACGATCTGGACGGGCAGGGTCCAGTAGGCGGCGTCGATCCAGTGGAAGCTGGGCGCCCAAGCCTGGACCATGAGCAAGTTGCCGACCAGGTCGTGCCCAGTGGGCAGATACCACGGATACGGGGTGGGCGTGCCGGAAACAGGCACGCCGAACAGCCAACTACCGTCCGCGTACGCGTAGCCGTTGAAGACGGTCACGGCGATCCGCGAGACGGCGTAGGTGGCGACGACAGCGACGAGGTACGCGGGAACCAAGCGGGCGATCCGGTTCCACAGCCAGCGATGACGGCCGATGGTGACGCACACGAAGAAGGCGGAGATCACCAGCATGGTGCTGGCACCGAACTGAAGCGGTAAAGAGAAGAGGTACCCGCCCAGCTCAGGGTGGTTGATCTGGGATTGGTGGGTGATGTGTTCGACCACGACGGCGAACACGGCGAACACCCGCAGGATGTCCCAGCTGATCCGGCGCGTCGACCGTCTGGGAGGCGGCGTGGCCTCCGCGTCGGTCGCAGAAAGTGTGGTAGTCACGAGCTCGCAGTGATCGGCGGACAAGGACGACTTCGTGATCGGAGCGTAATTCGCCAACCTGTGAAGACACTGAGCAGGTCCTGAAGGACTACTGTCGGCGACCGTGGACGTTGTCGAGAACTACACGGGTCATGTGGATCCAGGCGGCGCGGCCGCCAGGCGCACCCTCGAGAAGCTGACGATAAGCAAGCTGTCCGTCGGGCCGATGGACAACAACGCGTACCTCCTGGTCTGCAACGCCAGCAGGGAAGCGTTGTTGATCGACGCGGCGAACGATCCGGAGAGGATCGAAGACCTCATCGGACACGACCGCAACCGCCCAAGGCTGCGAACGATCGTGACGACCCACCAACACCCCGACCACTGGCAAGCCCTCGGCGCCATCGCGGGCGCGAACGGCGCGAACACAGTGGCCCACGCCCTCGATGCTGACCCCCTACCAGTACCCCCTGACGTGTTCGTGAAACATGGCGACACGATCGAGGTGGGCGAATGCACACTGGAAGTGATCCACCTGCGAGGCCACACCCCCGGCTCGATCGCCCTGCTCTACCGCGATCCCAGCGGCCACCCGCACCTGTGGACCGGCGACTCCCTGTTCCCCGGCGGTCCTGGGCGGACAACAAACCCAGAAGACTTCAACAGCCTGATCAACGACCTGGAGGCACGGATCTTCGGCGAACTGCCGGACGACACGTGGTTCTACCCCGGCCACGGGGACGACTCGACCTTGGGCGAAGAGCGCCCCAAGCTCGACGAGTGGCGTTCTCGCGGCTGGTGAGACGTTCCGAACGGGGCTGCCTGACATGTAGGCGGCCCCGTTTGCTGTAGGGCAGCAGTCGGGGCCATGACCGGACGATGGAGGTCCGATCATGCAGCACCGTATCGCCCCGCTGAACCGTGCACCACGGCGCATCCGTCCACCGTTCGATGTGGACAGTTACGAGCCCGACCCCTACCGGTTCGGCGAGACCAACGACCAATGGCGTGCTCGTCGCCACGCCGACCGGGTAGCAGCTCTGCTCGAACCACTCGATGGTGTCGACCTTGGCGCCTATGACCGCCGCATCATCGACTGGCTGGCCGACTGGGACATCGAGACCGTCGGCACCATCGCCTCGTTGATCTACCGTGCTCGCGCTGTCGACGCTCCGGAGAGCGTCCGGTGAGCATCGAAGCAATCTTCTGGGCGCTGAACAAGGCACCCATCCCAGGCGACCGTCGCGACGCGTCCAGCCTCGCGATCGTCCTCGTCGGCTTGGCCAACCATGCGGACCCAGACGGCAAGAACGCCTTTCCAGCCGTCTCCACCTTGGTCCGCTACACCCGCCTGTCGGAGCGGTCGGTGCAGTACGCCTTGCGCGCGCTGGAAGACCTCGGGCTCATCAAACCGTCCGACCCGGAGATCGTAGCCGCCTACGTGAAGCGAGCTGATCGGCGTCCGAAGGGCTGGGACCTGGTTATCCACAGCGGGGCGCAGACACTGCACCCCGCTGAACAACACGAGGTGCAAACTCGGCACGACGGGGTGCAAACAACGACGTCACGGGGTGCAGAGCTTGCACCCGAACCTTCCCTTAACCGTCCAAAGAACCGTCCTTCGCGCGAGCGCACCCAGCAGGGCGCTCGCGTGCCTGTGCCGTGCGGCCAGTGCGACGCTCGGCCCAGAGACCCGATCTCCGCCAGGGTCGTGTGGCTCGACGCGGAGCGGAGCCGGTCGCGCATGTGTCCTCGTTGCCATCCGAACGCCCTGCTGGAGGCAAGCCGATGAGCGCGCCCACCGTCGACGAAGGTCTGGTCCACCGGGTTCGTGTTCTCCTCGCCGAGGCGGAAGCTGAAGGTCGTCCGCGTCCCGGCCGCCCAACATTGACCAGGCTGACCGGTGCCACGGATCACCAGGTGCGCAAAGTGCTGGCGGCGTTGGAGAAACCGTCCGCCAGCGAGAGCACCAACGTTGACCAGACTCTCACGGCCTCGACCAGCAACCCCATGACGCCTGTCCTTACCCGCCAGTCTCGGCCATGGCCGCTGATCCTGATCGGGCTGGCCGCAGCGGTAGCTGTGTGGGGCGGGTGGGTCGATTTGGGACAGCTGACCGGCTTCGGAATGGTGCAGCCACTCCCGGGCCTATTCGACAAGCTTCGGATCAACACCGCGATCGTGCTCCCACTGGGCATCGAGGCTTACGGTGGCTACGCACTGCGCACCTGGTTGTCCTCAGCCTCATTGTCCGACCGCACTCGGCTGTTCGCCCGCTGGTCAGCGATCGCCAGCCTGGTGGTCGGCGCTACGGCGCAGGTGGCCAGCCACCTGATGCGCGCCGCGCACCTCACCAGCGCCCCGCCGCTCGTCACGGTCCTCGTGGCGTGCGTTCCGGTGCTGGTGCTGGGTCTGGCGACCGGATTGGCGACACTGGTGAAGCGAGACACCGGGGCTGGTGGTGAGGGGTGACCAGATGCCTGGGCAGGTGGTTCTTGTGCGGTTGACGTGGTGTTGGTGGTTCTTTCTGTCGCATGGACGATCTGGGACAGCTCGTCGATGGGAAGCCGGATGCTGAGGGTGACGCCGTCGATGTCCCGGTGCAAGCGTTACTTCGATGCCAGCCGGCCGCGGATCGCAACTTACTACCCAAGGACGTGAGCGATGGCGAGGGCGATTCGCTCGATCCAGTCGATGGCGTCCGTAGCCTCCGCGTCCGAGATAGGTCGCCGGCGCTTGAGGTCGCCGTCCAACAGGTCAGCGTCATGGGCGATCTTGTTACGGCGCTCAGTGATGGAGTTGTACTGCTGCTTCAGAGTCTGCGCGTTCATGGACGTGCGACCGTGGTTCCACTCGTTCAGCTTGGCTGCTGCCTTGGCCCAGATGTCCTCCTCCGAGACCAGCTTGAGTGCCTCACTGATCTTGCGTGGGTTCTGGAGGGCCGCGTTTGACCACTTCGCCCTGACGTGCTCCGAGACAGCATCGGCGAGCGTAGTAGTTTCTCGCCGTACCTCCTCCACCTTCACCAGCGGCAGCTCAAACTTGGAGAGCTGGTAAGGCATCGCGGGGCTGTCCTCAGCGGTCAGCTCGGCGACTCGGCGGTACAGCTCCTCGTGGAACCAGTGGTCGATGGCGCTGACAGCCTGCACCCACGCGGCCCGGTAGAAGTCGCCGATGTCGATAACGGGAGACTGGAAGGCGGCCAAGCTGCGACCTGCCAGGATCATCTTCCGGGCGTACTCGATGTTATTCAGGAACGCCCGGAACTCACGAGTCTGCGGATGTGCGTTGGTCATCGGGCTCCCCATCCCGTCGATTGATCGACATCACGATGCCGGTGAATGCAGGGGCAGGGCAACTCGATTCGCGTCACCCTGCTTCATCTGGCGAGATCGCATCGATGTCGGCTGGAACTTCACCACCGAGGGCCTCCGCGATGGCTGCGAACTCGCTCAGCGCAGCCTGTAGGTCCTCTACAATCTCCTGCGCGATTACCTCGGGCGGCAGCAGGCTATCGGCGTCGTCGAGGGCGGGGTCCTTCATCCAGGTGATGTCGAGGTTGACCTTGTCACGAGCGATGAGTTCCTCGTAGTCGAAGGACTTGAAGCGCTCCGACTCCACCCGCTCGTTGCGCGGTTTGCCTGGCAGGTACGCCTCGACGAACTCGTCCAGATCCGCTCGGCCCAGCGGGTGCTGCTTGAGAGTGAAGTGCTTGGCAGTACGGAAGTCGTACACCCAGAGCTTCGAGGTGTTGGGCGCGCCGCCGCTGCGGGGCGGCTTCTTTTCGAAGAACAGGACGTTTGCCTTGACACCGCCCGCGTAGAAGATGCCGGTGGGCAGACGCAGGATGGTGTGCAGGTCGAATTCTTCAAGCAGACGGCGGCGCACCTTCTCGCCCGCACCGCCTTCGAAGAGCACGTTGTCCGGGAGGACAACAGCCGCTCGGCCGTCCATTTCCAGCAGAGACATAATGTGCTGAAGGAAGTTGAGCTGCTTGTTGGTCGTGGTGGCACGGAAGTCATCCCGCTCGTAGGAGATATCTTCCCTCTCCGCCTTGCCGTCCGTGCCGACCACAGTGATCGCGGACTTCTTGCCAAACGGCGGGTTGGCGAGGACGAGCGAGGCATGCCGGCGAGGCTGTTCGGCGAGGGCATCACCTACGGTGATAAGGGAGCGGCCGTCGGCGTCACCAATTCCGTGCAGCAGCATGTTCATGGCGGCGAGGCGGGCCGTCCCGGTGACCAGCTCGTTGCCCCAGATCTTGCCGGACCCGAGCGCGAGGCGCTGCTCGCGGGAGAGATCCCGCATGTGATTCTCGCGGATGTAGTGGTGCGCGGCGATGAGGAAGCCACCAGTGCCGCAGGCAGGGTCGGTGATCGTGTCGTCGGGCTGCGGTTGCATCACATCGACCATGGCGTCGATGAGTGCACGGGGCGTGAAATACTGGCCAGCCCCGGTCTTGGTGTCTTCAGCGCCTTTAGCGAGCAGACCCTCGTACGCATCGCCCTTGAGATCCGTGCCCTGGATCGTCCAGTCCTCCTTGCCGATCAGGTCGACAACAAGCTTTTCGAGGAGTGCAGGCTCGGTGATCCGGTTCTGCGACTTGGCGAAGATCGTGCCGAGGGTGGTTCCAGGGTTCTTCGCGAGAACTTCGAGGGTTTTGCGATAATGGACTTCAAGATCGATACCCTTGAGGCGGACGAGCGACTGCCAGTCGTACGGCGCCGGTACGACTGTCTTTGCCTCTTGCTCGGTGAACGGGTCGGAGGCAATCTCATCAGCCATCTTGAGGAAGAGCAAATACGAGAGCTGCTCGACGTACTCAATAGTGGACAGACCGTTGTCCCGAAGGACGTTGCAGTAGTTCCAGAGCTTGGAGACCAGCGCGTTGGTCTGGGCGTGAGCCTGGGCGGGGGATGCGAGGGTCACAGCGGAAGCTCCTGCTGAACGGCGGTGGCGGGTGCGGGCGGAATGTCTGTGGTGGCCTCGGCCTTGCGGGGTCGCCGGGAAATATGTTTGGCCTTGCCAACTTTGGACTCACGCTCAGCGCGAATACTGTCGAGGAGCACGGATGCGGGCTCGTCGGCGGGATTCTGCGGGACAATATTACCGGTGAAGGCACGGTTGAGAATTGCCTGACGTAGCACGCGTGCCCGACTCAAAGAACCGTTAGGTCCGCTCAGAAAAGCGCGAACGCTCTCCAGATTGGAGACTTTCGCGTCCAGCCTCTCCACAATCCGAATCTGTTCCGCGCGGGAAGGAAGGGGAACTTTCCATGCCGCTAGTTTTGCAGAGCCGAGATGATGGATTCCTACACCGCGCACGCCTTTGCGAAATTCTCCACTTAGCGCCTCACTTCGCAAGAAGTGAAGCAAAAACTGCGGGTTAACACCCTCTCGGGGGCGCACGCGGATTAGGGTGTTCTGAAAACAGCAGTCTTCGATTTCATTGTTCCAGATGGCGGGTTTTCCCACTTCGCCAGGGCTGCCGGATGCCTCGCTAAGAATAATATCTCCCGCATGTAGACGATAGATCTCTGCCTCTTTATCTGTAAAATTCATTTTGTTGACATCGTCTAGTGCGAGTCCCTGCCAACTGACGTTCGCGGCGCGAAGGTACGGGCGCATCTGGTCGCCTGTATGATTTTTGGGGGATCTTTGCCTGCCTAGTCTCACGTCTGCAAGCTCGGAAAGCTGCACCATAGGTGCCCCAGTCTGACGCAGTTCTGCTTGCATAACTCGAGGCAACAGGGCTTTGAAGCGGTTAGCGCATGACGCAACTAGGCTGCTGGCGGCGTCGAGACGTGAGAGTTGACCTTCGAGGTTTTCGACGATTTGGTTCTGCTCCGCGAGTGGCGGGATGGGGATGGGCCATGCCTTTAGGATTGCCTGGCTGATATTTGGCTGCGCCCCACCTTTTCCGGTTTTTCTGAGGTCTTCGCGCTGTGCCCGCAAGTACCAAAATAGAAATTTTTTGTCGATAAGATTCTCGTTTGGAGTTGCGAACGCTACTGCTTGATTGGTGGTGAGTGGCCGTTCGGTAATAGCTAGCTTACCGATCGTCGCGCCGTACATGGCAATCAAGACGGACCCCTCGGGAACCCATTTTGCAGAGCTTGAGTTCAGGCCCTCAGTGGTGATGGTTGATGTGGATGCGCGTATTGGCTCGTCGTTCAGGTCGCCGCTGACTACCCAAGGGATATCTCCACCGTAGTAGCGAGAGACGCCACTCTTGGGGGTTCCGCCGCTGCCCCACCTAGCTACATCACCCAATGTGGCCCAGGTCCACCCAGTCGGAAGTGTCACTTTCTTCAACCTGCTCAAGCTAGTTCCCGATTCAGATCACTCAACAAAGACCGAACATCCCGCCCCGCGAACGCGTGTGCAAAGCCGCGCCCTCCGCCCTTGCCTTTGAAGGGCTCGGCGTTGAACTCGGCCGGGCTGATACCGACGTCGCTCGCTACCACGTCCCTGATGGCCCGCAGCCACCACAACTGTTCCTCGGAGAAGGAGGCTCCCGCTTGACGCTGCTTGAGCAGCCAACCTTCAAAGCGTTCCTCCACCAGCGACCGGTATGGCTTCAGCTCGTCGTCTACGCCCAGTTCGTACCGGATGAGGGAGATGAGGTCAGGCACGCCTGCCTCTTTCCCTGGGTAGTGGGCTGCTTTGCCCAGGTCCTCGTAGAAGACCCACAACGACTGCGGAGTCCATGCGTAGTCCGGACGTCTAATTTCGTGTGCGAGTTCCTTCAACGACGCGTACGCCTCCGCAGGTGACACGGAGCGTGGACTGGTGAGCACGATGTCGATAGCGGCGAGCCGGTTACGGTTCTCCTTCAGGAGTTGGCTCCACCGGTCGACCTGCTCCCTGGCCCGCTCCTCGCGCGGGACCTCGACCAGGTCGATTACCTGAACAGGGGTGAATTCGTCGAACAGGTAGTCTTTGTCTCGCCGGATCTCCATGATGTGCCGTCGCAGCTCGGGATGCTCGGTCAGCGGGGCGATCGCGTTCTCGATCAACTGCCGGGCCGCAGCCTGACCGCCTTCCTCCAGCGCTCGCTCCTGCCGATCGGGGTCTACCGCGTTGACGATGGCGCCTGCGATCTCCGACAGGGTCCGCCCGCCGGCTGCCCGGGTCAGTAGGTCCCGCTCCTCGTCAGTCAGCTGCTGGTTGAGGCGCGCCAGCCGCCCCGCCATGATCTCGGCCTCGCTCGCGCTGATCGACTTCGTGCCAGCTTTGTCGAGCAGCTTTGCCAGCGAGACCTGCCGCTCGCCTGCCGGTACCAGCGGCTTCGCATCGACCAGCGGAGAATCTGTCACGCCCACCGCGTCCACGAGCACGAAACGGTCCTTGCGCACTGAATCGTCCGCGTCCGGGGTGACCTCTTGGAGCTCCGTCGGATCGATGGTCCGAGCGCCGCGGCCCTTCATCTGCTCGAACAGCACCGCGCTACGGACTTCACGCATGAAGATTACGCACTCCAGCGCCTTGATGTCGGTACCGGTTGCGATCATGTCTACCGTGACGGCAACCCGCAGCCGAGGCGAGGTCCGCAACGAGCGGATCAACTCGTTCGGGTCCTCGCCGGCTTGGCGGCTCTTGTACGTGATCTTCTTCGCAAAGTCGTCCCCGCGCCCGAACACGTCCTTGACCTGCGCGAGGACATCCTCGGCATGGTCCTCGCCGATCGCGAAGATCAAGGTCTTCGGCAGCTCGGTTCGACCAGGGAACCAGCGCCGCCAGTTGTCTCGGTAGGCGATGAGAACCGCCCTGATCTCATCAACCGTGACCACTGTCCGGCCGATTTGCCCAGTCGTGTACGTGAAATCGTCGGCCAGTTCCTGGTAGCGCTGCCGCCGGGTCTTCCGGTCCTTGACGCGAACGGTCGTTCCGGCCTCGATCGTTGCCGCGCCCTTCTCCCGCAGGTCTGTTCGCATCCGCACGACGTCGAAGTCGACGTTCACCCCGTCCGCGACCGCTTGCGGATAGGTGTACTCGGAAACCAGGTTGCGGCCGAAGAAGCCGAGTGTTTGGAGCGTCGGGGTGGCGGTCAGACCGACCAAGTGCGCGTCGAAGTACTCCAGCACTCCCCGCCACAGACCGTAGATCGAGCGGTGGCACTCGTCCACGATGATCATGTCGAAGGACTCGATCGGCACTGCGGGATTGTAGGAGACTTCAATGGGTTGGTCCGTGGCGTACGTGTCCTCGTAGGCCAGGCTGTCTCCGGCCTCATCCGAGGGATCATCGTCGACGAGTGCCTCGTTGCGTAGCAGCGAGTACATCTTCTGGATGGTGCAGATGACGACTGACGAGGTGTCCTGAAGCCCCGCGGCGCCGAGCCGGTCGACGTTGTAGATGTCGGAGAGTTTGCGTCCGTCATCGGGAGTGGTGAACTTGCGAAACTCGTCGTAGGCCTGCTTGCCCAGGTTGTTGCGGTCGACGAGGAACAGGATCCGGCGCGCCTTAGCGTGTTTGAGCA
This window contains:
- a CDS encoding restriction endonuclease subunit S, producing the protein MTLPTGWTWATLGDVARWGSGGTPKSGVSRYYGGDIPWVVSGDLNDEPIRASTSTITTEGLNSSSAKWVPEGSVLIAMYGATIGKLAITERPLTTNQAVAFATPNENLIDKKFLFWYLRAQREDLRKTGKGGAQPNISQAILKAWPIPIPPLAEQNQIVENLEGQLSRLDAASSLVASCANRFKALLPRVMQAELRQTGAPMVQLSELADVRLGRQRSPKNHTGDQMRPYLRAANVSWQGLALDDVNKMNFTDKEAEIYRLHAGDIILSEASGSPGEVGKPAIWNNEIEDCCFQNTLIRVRPREGVNPQFLLHFLRSEALSGEFRKGVRGVGIHHLGSAKLAAWKVPLPSRAEQIRIVERLDAKVSNLESVRAFLSGPNGSLSRARVLRQAILNRAFTGNIVPQNPADEPASVLLDSIRAERESKVGKAKHISRRPRKAEATTDIPPAPATAVQQELPL
- a CDS encoding DEAD/DEAH box helicase family protein codes for the protein MDDRLRDFGKGSPNFGLLYRHQPLLSIYGALAEATAFTNPNSSLVQAGQFGEVLAEELVARIGMRIEGDRQVDRLTALTRAGVLVSGIREDFDQLRRDRNTAAHRHLFDTARALAAVRICYKLGLWFHDAIEGRRTVAEFVPPTDPGDNAQVTDPAELAELREALDGHRQALTQARMRLAESNTALEAERKARAEAERLIASAAANKEALLAQVEQLSSQIEELRSAQHTRYEEARKQPRQVDAQRRDAIVHRAQRPAPLNEVQARDAIDAMLLACGWFVQDRDQLNPLAGQGVAVREFTLATGRADYVLYVDAKIVGVVEAKREGDHLSSAVEQNDRYAAGVLKEHRLAVWRESEPFAFRYATTGAETYFINRLDPEARSREVFAFHRPETVADWMRRAEEAPTVPTLRAALRRLPVLEPNGLRLAQVDAITGLEESLAHDRPRALIQMATGAGKTFTAVAQTYRLLKHAKARRILFLVDRNNLGKQAYDEFRKFTTPDDGRKLSDIYNVDRLGAAGLQDTSSVVICTIQKMYSLLRNEALVDDDPSDEAGDSLAYEDTYATDQPIEVSYNPAVPIESFDMIIVDECHRSIYGLWRGVLEYFDAHLVGLTATPTLQTLGFFGRNLVSEYTYPQAVADGVNVDFDVVRMRTDLREKGAATIEAGTTVRVKDRKTRRQRYQELADDFTYTTGQIGRTVVTVDEIRAVLIAYRDNWRRWFPGRTELPKTLIFAIGEDHAEDVLAQVKDVFGRGDDFAKKITYKSRQAGEDPNELIRSLRTSPRLRVAVTVDMIATGTDIKALECVIFMREVRSAVLFEQMKGRGARTIDPTELQEVTPDADDSVRKDRFVLVDAVGVTDSPLVDAKPLVPAGERQVSLAKLLDKAGTKSISASEAEIMAGRLARLNQQLTDEERDLLTRAAGGRTLSEIAGAIVNAVDPDRQERALEEGGQAAARQLIENAIAPLTEHPELRRHIMEIRRDKDYLFDEFTPVQVIDLVEVPREERAREQVDRWSQLLKENRNRLAAIDIVLTSPRSVSPAEAYASLKELAHEIRRPDYAWTPQSLWVFYEDLGKAAHYPGKEAGVPDLISLIRYELGVDDELKPYRSLVEERFEGWLLKQRQAGASFSEEQLWWLRAIRDVVASDVGISPAEFNAEPFKGKGGGRGFAHAFAGRDVRSLLSDLNRELA